The following proteins are encoded in a genomic region of Papaver somniferum cultivar HN1 unplaced genomic scaffold, ASM357369v1 unplaced-scaffold_10, whole genome shotgun sequence:
- the LOC113326507 gene encoding receptor-like protein kinase — MTKDYGLILYKYMQNGSLNNTLHEISPPPVLPWDVRYNVALGTAEGLTYLHQDCYPAIVHRDIKPNNILLDSDMEAHISDFGIAKLMDQSSASIQSISIAGTTGYIAPENAFSTIMKPESDVYSYGVVLLELLTRKKAVDTSFPEGTDIVRWVNSTWINDQSIENILDSSILDKIRGSRSLTEEVTKVLLLALQFSSNLDISPDKPVRKPMSVARHLRLNATFGDQNRPYANVVVENNPQLQLLNP; from the exons ATGACAAAGGATTACGGGTTGATCTTGTACAAGTACATGCAGAATGGTAGTCTCAATAATACTCTGCATGAGATTAGTCCGCCTCCAGTTCTCCCATGGGATGTTCGTTATAATGTAGCTCTAGGTACTGCTGAAGGTTTAACGTATCTTCACCAGGACTGCTATCCTGCTATTGTGCATCGAGATATTAAGCCTAATAACATACTTCTGGACTCGGATATGGAAGCCCATATCTCTGATTTCGGCATTGCAAAACTCATGGATCAATCTTCTGCTTCCATTCAATCAATCTCGATTGCGGGTACCACTGGATACATTGCACCAG AAAATGCATTCTCAACGATAATGAAACCAGAATCAGATGTTTACAGTTACGGAGTAGTTCTACTTGAATTGTTAACTAGAAAGAAGGCTGTAGACACTTCATTTCCTGAAGGAACTGACATAGTGAGGTGGGTGAACTCTACATGGATCAACGACCAATCTATTGAAAACATCCtggattcaagcatcttggataaAATCAGGGGTTCTAGGTCACTAACAGAAGAAGTGACAAAAGTACTCTTGCTGGCTTTACAAT TTTCTAGCAATTTAGACATAAGTCCTGATAAACCAGTGCGTAAACCAATGTCAGTTGCAAGGCATCTCAGGTTGAATGCAACTTTTGGGGATCAGAACCGGCCGTATGCAAACGTTGTTGTGGAAAACAATCCTCAACTCCAGCTCCTAAACCCATAA
- the LOC113326148 gene encoding receptor-like protein kinase produces the protein MAKVHKVTLQPLLKTFAFFIFPSIICGLSLDGEILLSFSKNWVSSSSSFKSTWNSSDSNPCNWEGVACNHKQKISSLVLPGSGISGQLGPEIGQLASIEILDLSGNYFDGEIPNEIGNCRNLIHLSMYNNSLSGEIPESMSMMSNLESVFLSSNQLTGSIPSNIGNMRNLASLWLYSNKLSGPIPYTIGNCTKLTEIYLEENNLAGVLPQSLNNLKLLYAFDVGNNHLEGRISKGLFGSNCKKLVSLDLSSNNFTGEIPIELGNCSRLQVFTVADNKLTGRIPSSLGLMTDLSELYLSENLLSGSIPAEIGKCRSLKAFEASYNHLEGELPTELGLLSNLRTLHLYVNKISGEIPLSVWRIQTLETLLVYNNSLSGELPIEMTELHYLTNISVFNNQFSGIIPQGLGFNSSLLELDFTNNNFSGEIPPNLCSGKKLHGLMLGLTQLHGKIPSDVGKCSTLKRLILQQNNLTGLLPDFVENSSLSFMNIRRNSLSGDIPSSLGNCLNLTSINLSMNKLSGLIPREIGFLVELQVLDLSDNSLHGPLPQEMSNCGKLDFLNVGFNKLNGSIPSSLKTLTLLSTLIIQENQFYGEIPDFLSDYEQLRDLQLGGNLFGGSIPQSFGRLHNLAHALNLSRNKLTGEIPGELGKLSKLQRLDISVNNLTGSLAPVSDLLSLFELNVSYNSFSGQIPQALMKFLSSAPSSFSGNPGLCIPCQLGTEIPCPESSNSLLICGDRSRILSSLSIVKIINHSYFLCMFRHLGSCVGL, from the coding sequence ATGGCTAAAGTTCATAAGGTAACCCTGCAGCCTCTTTTGAAAACTTTCGCGTTCTTCATTTTCCCTTCTATTATCTGTGGTTTGTCACTTGATGGTGAAATTTTACTTTCTTTCTCCAAAAACtgggtttcatcttcttcttcatttaaaTCTACTTGGAATTCGTCCGATTCAAATCCTTGTAACTGGGAAGGAGTTGCATGTAACCATAAACAAAAAATAAGCTCACTTGTTTTACCTGGTTCTGGTATTTCTGGTCAACTAGGTCCTGAAATTGGGCAGTTGGCATCTATTGAGATCCTTGATCTTAGTGGCAATTATTTTGATGGTGAGATTCCTAATGAAATAGGTAACTGTAGAAATCTCATACACTTATCAATGTATAACAATTCACTGAGTGGAGAGATACCAGAGTCAATGTCTATGATGTCAAATTTGGAATCAGTTTTTTTATCCTCTAATCAGTTAACGGGTTCGATTCCATCTAATATAGGGAACATGAGAAATCTTGCTTCTTTGTGGTTGTATTCAAACAAATTGTCCGGGCCTATACCTTACACAATTGGAAATTGCACCAAACTGACAGAAATTTATCTTGAAGAGAACAATTTGGCTGGTGTTCTGCCTCAAAGTTTGAATAATCTTAAGCTTCTGTATGCTTTTGATGTGGGTAACAACCATCTAGAAGGTAGAATTTCCAAAGGTTTATTTGGTAGTAACTGCAAGAAACTGGTCAGCTTGGATTTGTCTTCCAACAATTTTACTGGAGAAATTCCTATTGAATTGGGGAATTGTAGTCGTTTACAGGTTTTTACAGTGGCAGATAATAAGCTAACTGGTCGAATCCCGTCATCGCTTGGTTTAATGACTGACCTTTCGGAGCTTTATCTTTCTGAAAATCTCTTATCTGGGAGTATACCAGCCGAGATTGGAAAATGTAGATCCTTGAAAGCGTTTGAAGCAAGTTACAACCATCTTGAAGGGGAACTTCCAACTGAATTAGGCCTATTAAGCAATTTACGAACACTTCATCTCTACGTGAATAAGATAAGCGGCGAGATCCCATTAAGTGTTTGGAGGATTCAAACTCTAGAGACGTTACTTGTTTATAATAACAGCCTCTCAGGTGAATTACCGATAGAGATGACTGAGCTTCATTATCTGACAAATATTTCCGTTTTCAACAACCAGTTTTCGGGCATCATACCACAAGGTTTGGGGTTCAATAGTTCTTTGCTGGAacttgatttcacaaataataaTTTCTCTGGTGAAATCCCCCCGAATCTTTGCTCTGGGAAAAAACTGCATGGTCTGATGTTGGGACTAACTCAGCTTCATGGTAAGATACCTTCTGATGTCGGCAAGTGTTCAACTTTGAAGAGGTTGATCCTTCAGCAAAATAATCTCACCGGCCTCCTTCCGGATTTTGTAGAAAATTCAAGCTTGTCTTTCATGAATATTAGAAGAAATAGTTTGAGTGGAGATATTCCTTCAAGTTTGGGGAACTGTCTTAATCTTACTTCTATTAACTTGTCTATGAACAAACTTTCTGGGCTTATACCTAGAGAGATTGGTTTTCTTGTTGAGCTGCAGGTTTTAGATCTTTCTGATAACAGTTTGCATGGTCCATTGCCTCAAGAAATGTCGAATTGCGGAAAATTAGATTTTCTTAATGTGGGTTTCAACAAATTAAATGGCTCAATCCCATCTAGTTTAAAGACCTTGACTCTATTATCCACCTTGATCATTCAAGAAAACCAGTTCTATGGAGAGATTCCTGATTTCTTATCAGATTATGAACAGCTTCGGGACTTGCAACTGGGTGGAAATCTGTTCGGAGGTTCTATCCCTCAATCGTTTGGAAGGTTGCATAACTTGGCCCATGCTTTGAATCTCAGTAGAAACAAACTTACTGGAGAAATTCCTGGAGAGCTGGGGAAGTTGAGCAAGCTTCAAAGACTGGATATATCTGTGAACAATTTGACGGGAAGTTTGGCACCAGTAAGTGATCTCCTTTCATTGTTCGAGTTGAATGTTTCATATAATTCTTTCAGCGGTCAAATACCACAGGCgttgatgaagttcttgagctctgCTCCATCTTCATTCTCGGGAAATCCAGGCCTTTGCATTCCTTGTCAGCTGGGAACCGAAATACCTTGTCCCGAAAGCAGTAACAGTTTGCTTATCTGTGGAGATCGATCAAGAATTCTCAGCAGCCTTAGCATAGTAAAGATTATAAATCATAGCTATTTTCTCTGTATGTTTCGTCATCTTGGTTCTTGTGTAGGGCTGTAA